A stretch of Mesorhizobium sp. M2A.F.Ca.ET.046.03.2.1 DNA encodes these proteins:
- a CDS encoding CoA ester lyase, producing the protein MTVDTYRPRRSVLYIPASNDKALAKIGSLACDAVIFDLEDAVLPADKVPARDKVAGILARPEKRCEMVVRINALASEWGADDLLAVAKAEPDGILLPKIGTPRDILEAGDLLDDNSVPDGVKLWAMVETPKALLNIGAIAELGRDPASRLACFVAGTNDLVKATGILATPDRRYLMPWLMQLVLAARAGGLDVIDGVANDFRDLDAFARECAEGAAMGFDGKSLIHPAQIEPANRAFSPAPEVLAEARAIRDAFARPENAGKGVIALDGRMVERLHLTQAEKLLAKAAVIGA; encoded by the coding sequence ATGACCGTCGACACCTACCGCCCGCGCCGCTCCGTGCTTTACATCCCCGCCTCGAACGACAAGGCGCTCGCCAAGATCGGCTCGCTGGCCTGCGATGCCGTCATCTTCGATCTCGAGGACGCCGTCCTGCCTGCTGACAAGGTTCCCGCGCGCGACAAGGTCGCCGGCATTCTCGCCCGGCCCGAAAAACGCTGCGAGATGGTGGTGCGCATCAACGCCTTGGCCAGCGAATGGGGCGCCGACGATCTTCTGGCTGTCGCCAAGGCCGAGCCCGACGGCATTCTCCTGCCCAAGATCGGCACGCCGCGCGACATCCTCGAGGCCGGCGACCTGCTCGACGACAATTCCGTGCCGGACGGCGTGAAACTATGGGCGATGGTCGAGACGCCGAAAGCGCTGCTCAACATCGGCGCCATCGCCGAGCTCGGGCGCGATCCGGCTTCGAGGTTGGCTTGTTTCGTGGCCGGAACGAACGACCTGGTAAAGGCGACCGGCATCCTGGCGACGCCCGACCGGCGCTATCTGATGCCCTGGCTGATGCAGCTGGTGCTGGCGGCGCGGGCCGGCGGCCTCGACGTCATCGATGGCGTCGCCAATGATTTCCGCGACCTCGACGCTTTTGCCCGCGAATGCGCCGAGGGAGCCGCCATGGGCTTTGACGGCAAGTCGCTGATCCACCCGGCCCAGATCGAGCCGGCGAACCGCGCCTTCTCGCCGGCGCCCGAAGTACTTGCCGAGGCCCGTGCGATCCGGGATGCGTTCGCGCGGCCTGAAAATGCCGGCAAGGGGGTCATCGCGCTGGACGGCCGCATGGTCGAGCGGCTGCATCTGACGCAAGCCGAGAAACTTCTGGCGAAGGCCGCGGTCATCGGCGCATGA
- a CDS encoding response regulator transcription factor, whose product MPHNILVADDDPHIREIICFALEKAGMKTAAVADGAAALQAVERRAPDLIVLDIGMPEMDGLEVCRRLRQRSDVPVLFLSARDEEIDRILGLEMGGDDYVTKPFSPRELVARVNAILRRARPAPVEEEADEREFAHGKLMLVPASHAASFDGKPLTLTAIEFAILKGFLARPLHVLGRDAVMANAYASNIHVSERTVDSHIRNVRAKLAAVGCADAIATVHGVGFRLGRCGG is encoded by the coding sequence ATGCCGCACAACATACTCGTCGCCGACGACGACCCGCATATCCGCGAGATCATCTGCTTCGCGCTGGAAAAGGCCGGCATGAAGACGGCCGCCGTCGCCGACGGCGCGGCAGCGCTCCAGGCGGTCGAGCGGCGCGCGCCCGATCTCATCGTGCTCGACATCGGCATGCCGGAGATGGACGGGCTGGAGGTCTGCCGGCGGCTGAGGCAAAGATCCGACGTGCCGGTGCTGTTTTTGTCCGCGCGGGATGAGGAAATCGACCGCATCCTGGGGCTGGAAATGGGCGGCGACGACTATGTGACCAAGCCGTTCAGCCCGCGCGAGCTGGTCGCCCGCGTCAACGCCATCCTCCGGCGCGCGCGTCCGGCGCCGGTCGAGGAAGAAGCGGACGAGCGGGAATTCGCGCATGGCAAGCTCATGCTTGTCCCGGCAAGCCATGCGGCGAGCTTCGACGGCAAGCCGCTCACCCTGACGGCGATCGAATTCGCCATCCTGAAAGGCTTCCTCGCCCGCCCGCTTCACGTGCTTGGCCGCGACGCGGTGATGGCCAATGCCTATGCCTCGAACATCCATGTCTCGGAACGCACGGTCGACAGCCACATCCGCAACGTGCGGGCCAAGCTGGCGGCAGTCGGCTGCGCCGATGCGATCGCGACGGTGCATGGCGTCGGCTTCCGGCTCGGCCGATGCGGTGGTTGA
- a CDS encoding Trm112 family protein, whose product MPADGRDGRKAEVDPKLLELLACPLTKGPLTWDPERSELVSRVAKLAYPVRDGIPIMLPSEARTISAEDMLAPPTPRLGGPS is encoded by the coding sequence ATGCCAGCGGACGGACGTGACGGACGAAAAGCCGAGGTCGACCCGAAGCTGCTGGAACTGCTGGCCTGCCCGCTGACCAAGGGGCCGCTGACCTGGGATCCGGAGCGCAGCGAGCTGGTCTCGCGCGTGGCGAAGCTCGCCTATCCGGTGCGCGACGGCATACCGATCATGCTGCCTTCGGAGGCGCGCACGATCTCGGCCGAGGACATGCTGGCGCCGCCAACGCCGCGGCTCGGCGGGCCTTCGTAG
- a CDS encoding DUF1737 domain-containing protein, with protein MKLYRFLSGPDDSTFCHKVTAALNKGWHLFGSPTYAYDKKTKSMRCGQAVVKDVEGQEYTADTKLSDW; from the coding sequence ATGAAACTCTACCGCTTCCTGTCCGGTCCGGACGACTCCACCTTCTGCCACAAGGTCACCGCCGCGCTGAACAAGGGCTGGCACCTGTTCGGCTCGCCGACCTATGCCTATGACAAGAAGACCAAGTCGATGCGCTGCGGCCAGGCCGTGGTGAAGGATGTCGAAGGCCAGGAATACACAGCCGACACCAAGCTCAGCGACTGGTAG
- a CDS encoding DUF6504 family protein, with protein sequence MISHRDNNTQRIAALDERAEALKLKRGMGIADARAMHPSIDVVEADPEADRRLLEGLADWCDRYTPLVAIDGEDGLFLDVTGCTHLFGGERAMQDEILTRFFQQGFDVRAGLASTPGAAWAAARFHGNRIVAGGEEEALLSPLPLSALRIAPETRALLESVGLRTAGAVMAAPRAPLARRFGATLLLRLDQALGRLDEAVSPRLPVAPLSVERHLAEPVMLTDDIERLISRLAVALKTDLERRGEGARTLALLLFRVDGAVSRIAVGTSRPMREPRLIQRLFHERLTALEQNIDAGFGFDLVRLSVLSVAAFDLVQGNLTGEAEDDDADIALFADRVRARLGEAAVLKPVVVESHLPERAVKSVPFAEAPQRRAPAAGRAAPPRTAPPMTIYPPERPVRLFRSPEPVEVPATEIPEGPPMNFRWRRALYRVARAEGPERIAAEWWRQLPGEEEAPTRDYYRIEDSEGRRYWLYRQGLYGNAPQAASPRWYMHGVFA encoded by the coding sequence GTGATCAGCCATCGCGACAACAACACCCAGCGCATCGCAGCCCTCGACGAGCGGGCTGAGGCGCTGAAGCTGAAACGCGGCATGGGCATTGCCGATGCCCGCGCCATGCACCCTTCGATCGACGTGGTCGAGGCCGACCCGGAAGCCGACCGCCGCCTGCTCGAAGGCCTTGCCGACTGGTGCGACCGCTACACGCCGCTGGTGGCGATCGACGGCGAGGACGGGCTGTTCCTCGACGTCACCGGCTGCACGCATCTGTTCGGCGGCGAGCGCGCCATGCAGGACGAGATCCTCACCCGCTTCTTCCAGCAGGGTTTTGACGTCCGCGCCGGCCTGGCCTCGACGCCGGGCGCCGCCTGGGCGGCGGCGCGCTTCCACGGCAACCGCATCGTGGCCGGCGGCGAGGAAGAGGCGCTGCTTTCGCCCCTGCCCTTGTCGGCGCTGCGCATCGCGCCGGAGACCCGCGCCCTCCTGGAAAGTGTAGGCCTGCGCACCGCCGGCGCGGTGATGGCGGCACCGCGCGCGCCGCTCGCCCGCCGCTTCGGCGCCACTCTGCTTTTGCGCCTCGACCAGGCGCTCGGCCGCCTCGACGAAGCCGTGTCGCCGCGCCTTCCCGTCGCGCCGCTCTCGGTCGAGCGCCATCTTGCCGAGCCGGTCATGCTCACCGACGACATCGAGCGGCTCATAAGCCGGCTTGCCGTCGCCCTGAAGACCGACCTCGAACGGCGCGGCGAAGGCGCAAGGACGCTGGCGCTGCTTCTCTTTCGCGTCGATGGCGCCGTCAGCCGCATCGCCGTCGGCACCTCGCGCCCGATGCGCGAGCCGCGGCTGATCCAAAGACTGTTCCATGAGCGGCTCACCGCGTTGGAGCAGAATATCGACGCCGGCTTCGGCTTCGACCTCGTGCGGCTTTCCGTGCTGTCGGTCGCCGCCTTCGACTTGGTTCAGGGCAACCTCACCGGCGAGGCGGAGGATGATGACGCCGACATCGCGCTGTTCGCCGACCGCGTCCGCGCCCGCCTCGGCGAGGCTGCCGTGCTGAAGCCGGTTGTTGTCGAGAGCCATCTGCCGGAGCGCGCCGTCAAGAGCGTGCCTTTCGCCGAAGCGCCGCAAAGGCGCGCGCCGGCGGCCGGGCGGGCGGCGCCACCCCGAACAGCCCCGCCGATGACCATCTATCCGCCGGAGCGGCCGGTGCGCCTGTTCCGCTCGCCCGAGCCGGTCGAGGTGCCGGCGACCGAGATCCCGGAAGGACCGCCGATGAATTTCCGCTGGCGGCGCGCGCTCTACCGCGTCGCCCGCGCCGAGGGGCCGGAACGCATCGCCGCCGAATGGTGGCGGCAACTGCCCGGCGAGGAAGAGGCGCCGACCCGCGACTATTATCGCATAGAGGACAGCGAGGGACGCCGCTACTGGCTCTACCGCCAGGGTCTCTACGGCAACGCGCCCCAGGCCGCCTCGCCGCGCTGGTATATGCATGGGGTGTTCGCATGA
- a CDS encoding error-prone DNA polymerase yields the protein MNALTAIPYAEFGISSNFSFLRGASKPEELVVTAKFYGFSSIGLADRNTVAGVVRAWQQAKVEKMPYHPGCRLVFGDGTPDILAYPRDRQGWGHLCRMLTQANLRDETEKGATLLELDDLLEWGDRMSLAILPNLSGGAGGNLEFISRLKDRFGAALRLAVAPDYGGNDRFRIEQAAAMAEHARIPLMATNDVLYHTAERRPLQDVLTAIRLNTPVCEVGLELTANAERHLKPPLEMARLFRRHPEALAETLRFADELTFSLSDLEYNYPDEPTESGLGPQAELERLAREGAVRRYPAGVPEYVLERIDSELALIERLNYARYFLTVHDIVKFARSKDILCQGRGSAANSIICFCIGITEVGPERIDTLFERFISEERNEPPDIDVDFEHERRDEVIAYIYDKYSAKRTALAAAVISYRGRSALREVAKAMGLSEDVRSALSSTIWGWSTSELGEREANAGGLDRTDPLSRQVLERANEIMGFPRHLSQHVGGFVITRDRLDEVVPIVKTAMEERKMVEWDKDDLDAVKILKVDVLALGMLTCLKRAFTLLTDHYPGARDPFGRPYVLATLPEEHEDVYAMIQRADTLGVFQIESRAQMSMLPRLKPENFYDLVIEVAIVRPGPIQGDMVHPYLRRRQGKEAVHYPSLELKKILGKTLGVPLFQEQAMKIAIVAGGFRPGEADELRRAMATFKRTGTIGNYRQRMIDGMVGNGYDKEFAERCFKQIEGFGEYGFPESHAASFALLVYASCWFKTFYPDVFCAAILNAQPMGFYQPAQLVRDARDHGVEVREVDINHSVWDCTLEATAFDPSRILERHASMRDVIETAHAVRLGFRQIKGLSEERMDILVAQRGSGYRSVRDVWLRSGLDVGEIERLAEADAFRSIGLDRRAALWEVRALDGRSAAEKLPLFDQPSLRLRELEPETKLPKMPLGEHVVHDYRSLGLSLKEHPVAFLRERLTHAGITPNAQLPSVRDGRRVSVAGLVLVRQRPGKGNAIFLTLEDEKSIANVIIWPRVFDRFRPVVMGARFIRVTGKLQHESNVIHIVADRIEDLTSWLSVLLESANRPVIESAERPVGSKADASGGLPVHQNLEALSGAAQQVMPKGRNFQ from the coding sequence ATGAACGCGCTGACCGCCATCCCCTATGCCGAGTTCGGCATAAGCTCGAATTTCTCCTTCCTGCGCGGCGCCTCCAAGCCCGAGGAGCTGGTGGTCACGGCGAAATTCTACGGTTTTTCGTCGATCGGGCTTGCCGACAGGAATACGGTCGCCGGCGTCGTGCGCGCCTGGCAGCAGGCCAAGGTGGAGAAGATGCCTTATCATCCCGGCTGCCGCCTAGTGTTCGGCGATGGCACGCCGGACATCCTCGCCTATCCCCGCGACCGCCAGGGCTGGGGGCATCTGTGCCGCATGCTGACCCAAGCCAATCTGCGCGACGAGACCGAGAAGGGCGCGACATTGCTCGAGCTCGACGACCTGCTCGAATGGGGCGATCGGATGTCGCTGGCGATCCTGCCCAATCTGTCCGGCGGCGCGGGAGGCAATCTGGAATTTATTAGCCGGCTTAAAGATCGCTTCGGCGCGGCGCTCCGATTGGCCGTGGCGCCGGATTATGGCGGCAATGACCGCTTCCGCATCGAGCAGGCAGCGGCGATGGCCGAGCATGCGCGTATCCCGCTGATGGCGACCAACGACGTGCTCTATCATACCGCCGAGCGCCGCCCGCTGCAGGATGTGCTGACCGCGATCCGCCTCAACACGCCGGTCTGCGAGGTCGGGCTGGAGCTGACCGCCAATGCCGAGCGCCATCTGAAGCCGCCGCTGGAGATGGCGCGCCTTTTCCGCCGTCACCCTGAAGCGCTGGCCGAGACGCTGCGCTTCGCCGACGAATTGACCTTCTCGCTCAGCGACCTCGAATACAACTACCCGGACGAGCCGACCGAATCCGGCCTCGGGCCGCAGGCCGAGCTCGAGCGCCTGGCCCGCGAAGGGGCGGTCAGGCGCTATCCGGCCGGCGTTCCCGAATATGTGCTGGAACGCATCGACAGCGAGCTCGCGCTGATCGAGCGGCTGAACTATGCGCGCTACTTCCTGACCGTCCACGACATCGTCAAATTCGCCCGCAGCAAGGACATCCTCTGCCAGGGCCGCGGCTCGGCCGCCAATTCGATCATCTGCTTCTGCATCGGCATCACCGAAGTCGGCCCCGAGCGCATCGACACACTCTTCGAGCGCTTCATCTCGGAGGAGCGCAACGAGCCGCCTGACATCGACGTCGACTTCGAGCATGAGCGGCGCGACGAGGTCATCGCCTATATTTACGACAAATACAGCGCCAAGCGCACGGCGCTTGCGGCCGCCGTCATCAGCTATCGCGGCCGCTCCGCTCTGCGCGAGGTGGCCAAGGCCATGGGCCTGTCGGAGGATGTCCGCAGCGCGCTGTCCAGCACCATCTGGGGCTGGTCGACCTCCGAGCTCGGCGAAAGGGAAGCCAATGCCGGCGGCCTCGACCGCACCGATCCGCTGTCGCGCCAGGTGCTGGAGCGCGCCAACGAGATCATGGGCTTTCCCCGCCATCTTTCCCAGCATGTCGGCGGCTTCGTCATCACCCGCGACCGGCTCGACGAGGTCGTCCCCATCGTCAAGACGGCGATGGAGGAGCGCAAGATGGTCGAGTGGGACAAGGACGATCTCGACGCGGTGAAGATCCTCAAGGTCGACGTGCTGGCGCTCGGCATGCTGACCTGCCTGAAGCGCGCCTTCACCTTGCTCACCGACCATTATCCGGGGGCGCGGGATCCGTTTGGACGGCCTTACGTGCTCGCCACTCTTCCCGAGGAGCATGAGGACGTCTACGCCATGATCCAGAGGGCCGACACGCTCGGCGTCTTCCAGATTGAGTCGCGCGCGCAGATGTCGATGCTGCCGCGTCTCAAGCCGGAAAATTTCTACGATCTCGTCATCGAGGTGGCGATCGTGCGCCCCGGCCCGATCCAGGGCGACATGGTCCACCCCTATCTGCGTCGGCGGCAGGGCAAGGAGGCGGTCCATTACCCCAGCCTGGAGCTCAAGAAGATCCTCGGCAAGACGCTGGGCGTGCCGCTTTTCCAGGAACAGGCGATGAAGATCGCCATCGTCGCCGGCGGCTTCAGGCCGGGCGAGGCCGACGAGCTGCGCCGCGCCATGGCGACCTTCAAGCGCACCGGCACGATCGGCAATTACCGCCAGCGCATGATCGACGGCATGGTCGGCAATGGCTACGACAAGGAGTTCGCCGAGCGCTGCTTCAAGCAGATCGAGGGCTTTGGCGAGTACGGCTTTCCCGAAAGCCACGCCGCCTCCTTCGCGCTCCTGGTCTACGCTTCCTGCTGGTTCAAGACCTTCTACCCGGATGTCTTCTGCGCCGCGATCCTGAACGCGCAGCCGATGGGTTTCTACCAGCCCGCCCAGCTCGTCCGCGACGCGCGCGACCATGGCGTCGAGGTGCGCGAGGTCGACATCAATCATTCCGTCTGGGACTGCACCCTGGAGGCCACCGCCTTCGATCCGTCCCGCATCCTCGAGCGCCACGCCTCGATGCGCGACGTCATCGAGACAGCGCATGCCGTTCGCCTCGGCTTTCGCCAGATCAAGGGCCTGTCGGAGGAGCGCATGGATATATTAGTCGCGCAGCGCGGTAGCGGCTATCGATCGGTCAGGGATGTCTGGCTGCGCTCCGGCCTCGATGTCGGCGAGATCGAAAGACTGGCTGAGGCCGACGCGTTCCGCTCGATCGGCCTGGACCGCCGCGCCGCGCTCTGGGAAGTCCGGGCGCTAGACGGCAGGAGCGCCGCCGAGAAGCTGCCGCTGTTCGACCAGCCGTCGCTTCGCCTGCGCGAGCTGGAGCCGGAAACGAAACTGCCGAAAATGCCGCTCGGCGAGCATGTCGTGCATGACTACCGCTCGCTCGGCCTGTCGCTGAAGGAGCACCCCGTCGCCTTCTTGCGTGAAAGGCTTACCCACGCCGGCATCACCCCCAACGCCCAGCTGCCGTCGGTGCGCGACGGCCGCCGCGTCTCCGTCGCCGGCCTCGTGCTGGTCCGCCAGCGGCCGGGCAAGGGCAACGCCATCTTCCTTACGCTGGAGGACGAAAAATCGATCGCCAACGTCATCATCTGGCCGCGCGTCTTCGACCGCTTCCGCCCGGTGGTGATGGGCGCCCGCTTCATCCGCGTCACCGGCAAGCTGCAGCATGAATCAAACGTCATTCACATCGTCGCCGACAGGATCGAGGATTTGACCTCCTGGCTGAGCGTGCTGCTGGAGTCCGCCAATCGCCCGGTCATCGAGTCCGCCGAACGGCCGGTTGGATCAAAGGCCGACGCAAGCGGTGGCCTGCCGGTCCATCAGAATCTTGAAGCCCTGTCGGGTGCCGCACAACAGGTCATGCCGAAAGGGCGCAATTTTCAGTGA
- a CDS encoding metallopeptidase family protein, translated as MARIYKTRTWHDQLSPSMDELELMALEAYAHLPDEFRKLTGEIVIQIAEFPTDEIMDDLSLETPFDLLGLFEGRGIAERWNPQTGEGPNRVTLYRRAILDYWAENEETLGDIVTHVLIHEIGHHFGLSDDDMERIEEAAEQAAAG; from the coding sequence ATGGCCCGCATCTACAAGACCCGCACTTGGCACGATCAGCTCTCGCCGTCGATGGACGAGCTGGAGCTTATGGCGCTGGAGGCCTATGCCCATCTGCCGGACGAGTTCCGCAAGCTCACCGGCGAGATCGTCATCCAGATCGCCGAATTCCCGACCGACGAGATCATGGACGACCTGTCGCTGGAGACGCCCTTCGACCTGCTTGGCCTGTTCGAGGGGCGCGGCATCGCCGAGCGCTGGAACCCGCAGACCGGCGAAGGACCGAACCGCGTCACGCTCTACCGCCGCGCCATCCTCGACTATTGGGCCGAGAACGAGGAGACGCTGGGCGACATCGTCACCCATGTGCTGATCCACGAGATCGGCCACCATTTCGGCCTGTCGGATGACGACATGGAGCGGATCGAGGAGGCAGCCGAGCAGGCGGCGGCGGGCTGA